Proteins co-encoded in one Bremerella sp. TYQ1 genomic window:
- a CDS encoding DUF58 domain-containing protein has product MVQDFFVGLWNNVLSQPMLQLVAMVVPLAILARWMRTTPTIWLALSFAALMPVPVIGILLADAGSMMGPIIALMMLALIVGIFSLVQFLAHTLKWERFQLSFPPISSRVWLGMTFMSLLAICVLFAFATVGHSLVWVAWTLVGLNLLIVLIAAIDLASLPRAKDFSVERETTRIASLLKKQKVVLTVTYKGPRSLHLSVRDDVPQQFQAVPEEFNLDVEPRSRTTVHYEMEPTQRGSFAMDTVYIQVDSKLRFWKKIVKVPAHIAISVYPDMKQLAEYALLARTNRLSLVGVRRTRKVGQDHDFERLRDYTRDDNYKHIDWRSTARRRRLTVREFQTSQSQRIMFMIDCGRMMTNEADGISLLDHAFNAMLMLSFVALRQGDSVGAIAFSDRVHKYVPPKSGANQMNHLLHASYDQFPNLVESRYDEAFMHLRTNCRKRSLVVLITNVIDEVNSHQVEQYLTTLVGRHLPLGVLLRDHRLFDAADNEKPYGPELFRAAAAAEILTWRHHVLTDLSHKGVLAMDVFPEDLTANLVNQYLEIKARHLL; this is encoded by the coding sequence ATGGTGCAAGACTTTTTCGTCGGGCTATGGAACAACGTTCTATCGCAGCCCATGCTTCAGCTCGTCGCGATGGTCGTGCCGTTGGCGATCCTCGCGCGATGGATGCGCACGACACCCACCATCTGGCTGGCGCTGTCGTTTGCAGCGCTGATGCCGGTTCCGGTGATTGGCATCCTGCTTGCCGACGCCGGAAGCATGATGGGACCAATCATCGCATTGATGATGCTCGCCCTGATTGTCGGCATCTTCTCGCTTGTCCAGTTCTTGGCCCATACCCTGAAGTGGGAACGCTTCCAGCTTTCGTTCCCGCCGATTTCTTCCCGGGTATGGCTCGGCATGACTTTCATGTCTCTGCTGGCGATCTGCGTGCTGTTCGCGTTCGCCACCGTTGGCCACTCACTGGTTTGGGTCGCGTGGACTTTAGTCGGCTTGAACCTTTTGATTGTGCTAATCGCCGCGATCGACCTGGCCAGTTTGCCTCGCGCGAAAGACTTTAGCGTCGAGCGAGAAACGACGCGCATTGCTTCGCTTTTGAAGAAGCAAAAGGTGGTACTGACGGTCACGTACAAAGGCCCGCGTTCGCTACACCTTTCCGTCCGAGATGACGTTCCGCAGCAGTTCCAAGCGGTGCCGGAAGAGTTCAATCTGGATGTCGAACCTCGCAGCCGCACGACCGTTCATTACGAAATGGAACCGACGCAGCGTGGCTCGTTTGCCATGGATACTGTCTATATTCAAGTCGACAGCAAGTTGCGATTCTGGAAGAAGATTGTCAAAGTTCCTGCTCATATTGCGATCAGTGTGTATCCCGACATGAAGCAGTTGGCGGAGTATGCTCTGCTTGCTCGCACCAATCGCCTTAGCCTTGTCGGTGTTCGTCGCACACGAAAAGTGGGCCAAGACCACGACTTTGAACGACTTCGCGATTACACCCGGGACGACAACTACAAACACATCGATTGGCGTAGTACGGCCAGACGACGTCGCCTGACGGTTCGCGAATTCCAAACGAGCCAAAGTCAGCGGATCATGTTCATGATCGACTGCGGGCGAATGATGACCAACGAGGCGGACGGAATCAGCCTGCTTGATCACGCCTTCAACGCGATGCTGATGCTCAGCTTCGTGGCGCTGCGGCAAGGCGACTCTGTCGGAGCGATTGCGTTTTCCGACCGCGTTCACAAGTACGTTCCGCCGAAGTCGGGTGCGAACCAGATGAATCATTTGCTGCACGCCAGCTACGATCAGTTTCCGAACTTGGTCGAGTCGCGGTACGACGAAGCGTTCATGCATTTGCGGACCAATTGTCGCAAACGCTCGTTGGTAGTGCTGATCACCAACGTGATCGACGAAGTGAATTCGCATCAAGTCGAGCAGTACCTGACAACGCTCGTGGGGCGACATCTGCCGCTGGGCGTGCTACTGCGTGACCACCGTTTGTTCGACGCGGCCGACAACGAGAAGCCGTATGGACCAGAGCTCTTTAGGGCGGCAGCCGCGGCGGAAATCCTTACGTGGCGGCACCATGTGCTTACCGATTTAAGCCACAAAGGCGTCCTGGCGATGGATGTCTTTCCGGAAGACCTGACGGCGAACCTCGTGAATCAATACCTCGAGATCAAAGCTCGCCACTTGCTGTAA
- a CDS encoding glycosyltransferase family 39 protein translates to MNDQTEALSADPIDASLWTRRTMWLVLGLGLFRLVYLAFDPFDLVHDEAYYWDWSRQLDYGYFSKPPMIAWLIGLSTRLLGDHEFAVRLPAVLLGTGSLAFVFLLARRMYDAKVGFWATMLVAMTPGNVAMSLLMTIDAPFLFFWSAAMYCFWRLLEKGEDRWKWLVATTVVIGLGLLTKQTMAGMLVFGGLFVLLSREDRQEAIRPTLYVCALGALLFLTPVLYWNYQHDWVTLHHTSEHFQGEPVSVFRRVLISLEFVAGLFGVISPVTFFLYGAVSIFGLLAFRQMGRRERYLLCLSALPMLFVLGLSLKQRLELNWPAPFFGAGIILVAAWALGHVKLPRLMLSAGEWRLRYAATFGAIFLVGTYSMPVVLSALSLNGSKVDVLVRLRGWEELGTEVGQRLKSRDAETPEMIVAAGRAVASELAFYMPQHPKVYLWGENTFPLSQYDVWGGPPYTDGRDMLLVTHQGHEVPMPLRLAFDSIEPIEEVEVEVGPNRKHAVTIYQGKGFRGWSVAKGIQADQQTMHR, encoded by the coding sequence ATGAACGACCAAACCGAGGCCCTGTCGGCCGATCCGATTGATGCTTCCCTGTGGACGCGCCGCACTATGTGGCTTGTACTGGGGCTGGGGTTGTTCCGGTTGGTCTATCTTGCATTTGATCCTTTCGATCTTGTGCATGACGAAGCCTACTATTGGGATTGGTCGCGGCAGCTCGATTACGGCTACTTCAGCAAGCCGCCGATGATTGCCTGGTTGATCGGCCTTTCAACGCGTCTGCTGGGCGATCACGAATTCGCGGTTCGATTGCCGGCCGTGCTGCTGGGCACCGGTAGTCTAGCGTTTGTATTTCTGCTCGCTCGTCGAATGTACGATGCCAAAGTCGGCTTCTGGGCAACGATGCTGGTGGCGATGACCCCAGGCAACGTGGCGATGAGCTTGTTGATGACAATCGACGCTCCGTTCCTCTTCTTTTGGAGCGCCGCAATGTATTGCTTCTGGCGTCTGCTCGAAAAAGGGGAAGATCGCTGGAAGTGGCTTGTCGCAACGACCGTCGTCATTGGGCTGGGTCTGCTGACGAAACAAACGATGGCTGGCATGCTCGTCTTCGGTGGGCTGTTCGTCTTGCTTTCCCGGGAAGATCGACAAGAAGCGATTCGTCCGACGTTGTACGTTTGTGCGTTGGGGGCTTTGTTGTTTCTGACGCCAGTACTGTATTGGAACTATCAGCACGACTGGGTCACGCTTCATCACACCAGTGAACATTTCCAAGGCGAGCCGGTTTCGGTTTTTCGGCGTGTCCTGATTTCGCTCGAGTTCGTGGCTGGATTGTTCGGAGTGATCTCGCCGGTAACGTTCTTTTTGTACGGAGCCGTTTCGATCTTCGGGCTGCTTGCGTTCCGGCAGATGGGACGCCGCGAGCGATACTTGCTCTGCTTGAGCGCACTACCGATGCTTTTCGTTTTAGGCTTGAGTCTGAAACAGCGGTTGGAACTCAATTGGCCGGCACCCTTTTTTGGGGCTGGCATTATTCTGGTCGCCGCTTGGGCGCTGGGACATGTGAAGTTGCCGCGGCTGATGCTTTCGGCCGGCGAGTGGCGACTTCGCTACGCGGCGACATTCGGAGCGATCTTCCTGGTCGGGACTTACTCGATGCCAGTCGTTCTGTCAGCATTGAGCCTCAACGGCAGCAAAGTCGATGTTTTGGTGCGTCTGCGAGGCTGGGAAGAACTCGGTACTGAAGTCGGACAGCGGCTGAAATCACGAGACGCTGAAACGCCAGAGATGATTGTTGCCGCCGGTCGCGCGGTGGCTTCGGAACTGGCATTCTACATGCCGCAGCATCCGAAGGTTTACTTGTGGGGCGAGAACACGTTCCCGCTTTCGCAGTACGATGTCTGGGGCGGACCGCCATACACTGATGGCCGCGACATGCTGCTAGTGACTCATCAAGGGCATGAAGTGCCGATGCCACTACGCTTGGCGTTTGATTCCATTGAGCCGATCGAAGAAGTGGAAGTCGAAGTCGGACCGAATCGAAAGCATGCCGTCACTATCTATCAAGGCAAAGGCTTCCGGGGCTGGTCGGTCGCCAAAGGCATTCAAGCCGACCAGCAAACGATGCATCGCTAA
- a CDS encoding LptF/LptG family permease, with protein MTTIQRYVLWEITKVFLLCLGITVLLMTVGGGVNEGLKKGLPPNVILNMLPYFVPEMLRYTIPGCMLFAVCTTFGRMAASNEITAIKSAGINPMELMWPVLTLAYFLSFFTFWMYDACAAWSRPNLHRVVAESLDDTVYGVLRTQRNFKMSGFSVTVKAVRDRKLISPTFQVAATDSQPSIYLEVEEAELQTDPKSGILQLICRDGTVEFGDEGKFEFPDERVIYLDHLNSVEINEDSASPANLTLRAIPLQIDREKKIIDEAKASIESLGENPDPEQLKNAEYHHNEHQKRLYRLQAERQRRLANGFGVFCFVCMGIPVAVWRKSSDNVSTFFTCFLPILLLYYPLLVIGEQTARDGTFGAVPVWIANVVLFAIGATLVWRVNRN; from the coding sequence ATGACAACGATTCAGAGGTATGTACTGTGGGAGATCACCAAGGTCTTCCTCCTCTGCCTCGGTATCACCGTGCTGCTGATGACTGTTGGTGGCGGCGTAAACGAAGGGCTCAAAAAGGGCCTGCCGCCGAATGTCATTCTGAATATGTTGCCGTACTTCGTCCCTGAGATGTTGCGGTATACGATTCCTGGCTGCATGCTGTTTGCCGTTTGTACCACCTTCGGACGAATGGCGGCTAGTAACGAGATTACCGCGATCAAATCGGCCGGCATCAATCCGATGGAACTGATGTGGCCGGTGCTGACGCTGGCCTACTTTCTAAGCTTTTTTACGTTCTGGATGTACGACGCTTGCGCTGCTTGGTCGCGACCGAACTTGCACCGCGTGGTGGCCGAATCGCTGGACGATACCGTCTATGGCGTACTCAGAACGCAGCGTAACTTTAAGATGTCAGGCTTCTCGGTTACCGTGAAAGCGGTCCGTGACCGGAAGCTGATCAGCCCGACGTTCCAAGTCGCCGCGACCGATTCGCAGCCTTCCATCTATTTGGAAGTCGAAGAGGCGGAACTGCAAACCGATCCAAAGTCAGGCATCTTGCAGCTGATTTGCCGTGACGGAACGGTCGAGTTTGGAGATGAAGGAAAGTTCGAGTTTCCGGACGAACGTGTGATTTACCTCGACCATCTGAACTCGGTCGAAATTAACGAGGACAGTGCTTCCCCCGCCAACTTGACGCTCAGGGCGATACCTCTGCAGATCGATCGCGAGAAGAAGATTATCGATGAAGCGAAGGCGAGCATCGAAAGTCTCGGCGAGAATCCTGACCCGGAACAACTCAAAAACGCCGAATACCATCACAACGAACATCAGAAACGACTTTACCGCCTGCAAGCGGAACGGCAACGCCGTCTGGCAAATGGGTTTGGTGTGTTCTGCTTTGTGTGTATGGGAATCCCTGTCGCCGTTTGGCGTAAGTCATCCGACAACGTCTCGACCTTCTTTACCTGCTTTCTTCCGATCTTGCTGCTGTATTATCCGCTGCTGGTGATTGGCGAACAAACGGCTCGTGACGGAACGTTTGGTGCCGTACCGGTTTGGATTGCGAACGTGGTGCTTTTCGCCATCGGTGCGACGTTAGTCTGGCGCGTGAATCGAAATTAG
- a CDS encoding phosphatase PAP2 family protein, with amino-acid sequence MHQSRANVPTPTQDSLAILLLAMVSVPLVCLLAITTLCYFTPLDQITTHQFFRPEGNPFPYRETMLANIIYDYGPIPAILFGVSSVVAFVGSFVLKPIRSWRKGALFCSLAIIIGPGILINSVLKPNWGRPRPCDTVAFGGAHQYVPPASIGPYEMAKSFPSGHASMGFVFLLPAFLLLRKNRSAALCVLAGGLLCGAGVGLSRIAEGGHYLSDIAWSGAIVYFTGLALYVGMYGWKQSTAQAFETADTVPFSHESGEVIPDENHKTSAA; translated from the coding sequence ATGCATCAATCCAGAGCAAACGTACCGACGCCAACCCAAGATTCGTTGGCGATCTTATTACTAGCCATGGTTTCCGTTCCGCTGGTCTGCTTGCTAGCGATCACGACGCTGTGTTACTTCACACCGCTCGATCAGATCACCACGCATCAGTTCTTTCGGCCGGAAGGGAACCCGTTTCCTTATCGCGAAACGATGCTGGCCAACATCATTTACGACTACGGTCCGATCCCGGCGATCCTATTCGGCGTGTCAAGCGTCGTGGCGTTTGTCGGTAGTTTCGTACTGAAACCCATAAGAAGCTGGCGAAAGGGAGCGTTGTTCTGCTCGCTAGCAATCATTATTGGACCTGGCATTCTGATTAATTCGGTACTGAAACCAAACTGGGGGCGACCACGCCCATGCGATACGGTCGCCTTCGGTGGCGCGCATCAATATGTTCCCCCCGCGTCGATTGGCCCCTACGAGATGGCGAAATCGTTTCCCAGTGGGCATGCCTCGATGGGATTCGTCTTTCTATTGCCGGCGTTTCTACTGCTACGAAAGAACCGCTCGGCAGCGCTGTGCGTACTAGCCGGTGGGCTGTTGTGCGGGGCAGGTGTCGGTTTGTCGCGCATCGCGGAGGGTGGCCATTACCTGAGTGATATTGCTTGGAGTGGGGCGATCGTCTACTTTACCGGCCTCGCTTTGTACGTGGGAATGTACGGCTGGAAGCAGTCGACTGCCCAGGCTTTCGAGACGGCCGATACGGTGCCGTTTTCGCACGAGAGCGGCGAAGTGATCCCTGACGAAAACCATAAGACTTCCGCCGCTTAA
- a CDS encoding HupE/UreJ family protein encodes MKLARIVSTILMMATGVAEAIAGPADGVGAGSSFLDGVLHPWFGIDHLLATLAIGLLVVHVEKGSIIAVPLVFLSSMMAGAGLSGSGIWLPWVEPVVAISVVVVGTALVSGRRFPEVLLAVVAAVIGVFHGYAHGTGTPLGSLPLAFLTGLLLGATLLLALGIWIGHWIEPTSKVSRGIGVVILLGGLALVVSQFFS; translated from the coding sequence ATGAAGCTTGCCCGAATCGTTTCCACCATCCTGATGATGGCGACCGGTGTTGCGGAAGCAATCGCAGGCCCCGCGGATGGTGTCGGAGCAGGCAGCAGTTTTTTAGATGGCGTGTTGCACCCATGGTTTGGGATCGATCACCTTCTCGCAACGCTAGCAATCGGACTGCTAGTCGTGCATGTCGAGAAAGGTTCCATCATCGCGGTGCCGCTTGTTTTCTTAAGCAGCATGATGGCAGGAGCGGGACTCAGCGGGAGCGGAATCTGGCTTCCATGGGTTGAACCCGTCGTGGCGATCTCGGTGGTTGTCGTCGGCACGGCGCTTGTCTCAGGCCGAAGATTTCCAGAGGTCCTGCTCGCCGTCGTCGCGGCAGTGATCGGCGTTTTTCATGGCTATGCCCATGGTACCGGGACACCACTGGGTTCATTGCCGCTGGCGTTTCTTACCGGGCTATTGCTCGGAGCGACGTTGCTATTGGCACTCGGAATTTGGATTGGTCATTGGATTGAACCAACCTCGAAGGTCTCGCGCGGAATCGGCGTGGTGATCTTGCTCGGCGGACTTGCGTTGGTCGTATCGCAGTTTTTCTCGTAA